The following coding sequences are from one Nicotiana tabacum cultivar K326 chromosome 1, ASM71507v2, whole genome shotgun sequence window:
- the LOC142164228 gene encoding uncharacterized protein LOC142164228, with the protein MPTDAQNSQDTEKIQRMEEKIEEQKATIRQEVVADILARLQRSGIDIDANIILAALGDNSLGEASSAQQTALQPIHRPSTATNKEGQLIPGASIADESSDEDLT; encoded by the exons ATGCCAACTGATGCACAAAATTCACAAGATACA GAGAAGATACAAAGAATGGAGGAAAAAATCGAGGAACAAAAGGCAACTATCCGTCAAGAAGTTGTTGCAGATATCCTTGCACGTCTTCAGCGTTCAGGAATTGATATTGATGCTAACATTATTCTTGCGGCATTGGGTGATAATTCATTAGGAGAAGCTTCATCTGCTCAGCAAACAGCATTGCAACCAATCCATCGTCCCTCTACTGCTACCAACAAAGAAGGCCAACTCATTCCAG GTGCATCGATTGCGGATGAAAGCAGTGATGAAGACCTTACTTGA
- the LOC142164229 gene encoding uncharacterized protein LOC142164229, with protein sequence MCPETAEAVRWHATERPNDGNIRHPADGDAGKEFDSLHPEFSSDPRNVRLGLSSDGFNPFRTMSISHSTWPVMLMNYNLSPWICMKPEYIMLSMIIPGPSSPGNDIDVYLQPLIAELKELWEFGVETFDAESNQMFQMRAALMWTISDFPALAMLSGWSTKGKFACPTCNYGTCSQYLKHSRKMCYMGHRAFLPPEHPFRRDKKSFDGKEDHRHAPTPLSGIEVLEELREFKNVFGKGQKKRYRDNKCPWKKRSIFFELPYWETNKLRHNLDPMHIEKNICDSILGTLLEIDGKSKDHVNSRYDLQEMGIRKELQPIQDIVSGTISLAKACFYMNPEEKRRFCTVFKNAKLPKGCASIISHCVHKKDMKISGYKSHDAHFIMHYLLQVAVRKTLPKNISLALIRLGNFFRAICAKVVRRENLDKLQTEINDITCELEMIFTPAYFDIMPHLPVHLVNEIKLGGPTHCRWMYSTERTLCKYKAFVRNRAHPEASIAEGFLAEECLTFCSRYLHDGVKTRFSRYQTEDDGDIKGAKLSPIFPKIGHPIGSKKKRK encoded by the coding sequence ATGTGTCCCGAAACAGCTGAAGCTGTGAGATGGCATGCCACTGAACGACCGAATGATGGAAATATAAGACATCCTGCTGATGGTGATGCTGGGAAGGAATTCGACTCCTTGCACCCTGAATTTTCTAGCGACCCTCGCAATGTTAGATTGGGTCTTTCAAGTGATGGCTTCAACCCGTTTCGAACAATGAGCATTTCCCATAGCACATGGCCTGTTATGTTAATGAACTATAATCTATCGCCTTGGATTTGCATGAAGCCAGAGTATATAATGTTGTCAATGATCATCCCAGGTCCGTCATCTCCGGGAAATGATATAGATGTGTATCTACAACCCCTAATTGCTGAATTGAAGGAACTATGGGAATTCGGTGTAGAAACATTTGATGCCGAATCCAACCAGATGTTTCAAATGCGTGCAGCATTAATGTGGACAATTAGTGATTTTCCTGCACTAGCAATGCTTTCTGGATGGAGCACAAAGGGAAAATTTGCATGCCCCACTTGTAATTATGGCACATGTTCTCAATATCTCAAGCATAGTCGTAAGATGTGCTACATGGGTCATCGGGCATTTTTGCCTCCTGAACATCCATTTCGAAGAGATAAGAAATCATTTGATGGTAAGGAGGATCATAGACATGCACCTACTCCTTTGTCGGGTATAGAAGTCCTCGAAGAGTTGCGTGAATTCAAGAATGTCTTTGGAAAGGGCCAAAAGAAAAGGTATCGGGATAACAAGTGTCCATGGAAGAAAAGATCCATCTTCTTTGAACTACCATACTGGGAAACTAACAAATTGAGGCACAATCTTGATCCGATGCACATTGAGAAAAATATATGTGATAGTATTCTTGGGACATTATTAGAGATCGATGGAAAGTCAAAAGATCATGTAAATTCTCGTTACGATTTGCAAGAAATGGGAATACGAAAAGAGCTTCAACCAATACAAGATATTGTAAGTGGAACAATTTCTTTGGCTAAAGCTTGTTTCTACATGAATCCAGAAGAGAAGAGGCGATTTTGCACCGtctttaaaaatgccaaattgCCAAAAGGTTGTGCCTCGATTATATCACATTGTGTGCATaagaaagatatgaaaatatCGGGGTACAAGAGTCATGATGCTCATTTTATAATGCATTACTTGCTCCAAGTTGCTGTTAGAAAAACATTACCCAAGAATATTTCTTTGGCATTGATTAGGTTGGGAAACTTCTTTAGAGCCATATGTGCTAAGGTTGTAAGGCGAGAGAATCTTGATAAATTGCAGACTGAAATTAATGATATTACATGTGAGCTTGAAATGATCTTCACTCCAGCCTATTTTGATATAATGCCTCATTTGCCTGTTCATTTAGTAAATGAAATTAAGCTTGGGGGTCCAACTCATTGTCGTTGGATGTATTCCACTGAAAGAACCTTGTGCAAGTATAAGGCATTTGTTCGTAATCGAGCTCATCCAGAAGCATCAATTGCAGAAGGGTTTTTGGCCGAAGAGTGCTTGACATTTTGTTCGAGATACCTACATGATGGGGTGAAGACAAGATTCAGTAGGTACCAAACTGAGGATGATGGGGACATTAAAGGAGCAAAATTGTCACCTATATTTCCTAAAATTGGCCATCCAATTGGAagtaagaaaaagagaaaatga